One segment of Panicum virgatum strain AP13 chromosome 3K, P.virgatum_v5, whole genome shotgun sequence DNA contains the following:
- the LOC120697032 gene encoding uncharacterized protein LOC120697032 yields the protein MVESASDREDDTFGGTAHKEVHGQRELQTNIEALDDDTLFAIVKKIVCVGVRKIISSANAPIDGINTVPNGAGGCGISGRGSGRLAPKKTITKLNVSFFSEVIQSLNPDKRTIIQSYGFGSLLLFDKCSIPLPFARWIVDHVAVSSSSIVVNNRSIPLNPQIIHDVLGIPIGGQIIRKADPESGKGEFLNSMTLTTFPSAKAFGDNLSKENISEDDLVRSFLIVALVTFLCPNSTTHPSTEYLQPLVDVKKANEWDWSEFVHYWLLKQIKEYNGLMKNVDHSSIIMCGCLYTICVVYLDFLNLDHQQLPSTLPRLVEWKGDMIEEKAKLDSVQGHIYGKHPILPLKLTCYHKRTSAQIQSPTCVIDGSMFKKSLTKCVEGNMSHKILDDLTALYTKHANAPTDFAAENAQNIILDVMSYFYQHAGAKERPKCNNECCRVVFDNDPAHAVHSSGDQVKSSLHENNDIMDREIRTNIHMD from the exons ATGGTTGAATCAGCTAGCGACAGGGAGGATGATACTTTTGGTGGCACTGCACACAAAGAAGTGCATGGGCAGCGTGAGCTACAAACGAATATTGAAGCACTAGATGATGATACACTTTTTGCCATTGTTAAGAAAATA GTTTGTGTTGGAGTCAGGAAGATAATATCCTCTGCAAATGCACCTATTGATGGCATCAACACGGTCCCCAATGGCGCTGGTGGTTGTGGCATATCAGGTCGTGGCTCTGGTCGTCTTGCTCCAAAAAAGACAATCACCAAGCTAAATGTTTCTTTCTTTTCGGAAGTCATTCAGTCATTGAACCCAGACAAACGAACAATTATACAATCCTATGGATTTGGCTCACTTCTGCTCTTCGACAAGTGTTCCATACCACTCCCCTTCGCTCGCTGGATAGTGGATCATGTGGCAGTCAGTAGCTCAAGCATTGTTGTCAACAACAGATCTATCCCCTTGAACCCTCAGATAATCCATGATGTTTTAGGAATCCCCATTGGTGGCCAGATAATTAGGAAAGCTGATCCCGAGAGCGGCAAGGGTGAATTCCTGAATTCAATGACTCTGACAACTTTTCCATCAGCTAAGGCTTTCGGTGACAATTTGtcaaaggaaaacatttcagaaGATGATCTTGTGCGCAGTTTTCTCATAGTTGCTCTTGTTACATTTCTATGCCCAAACTCAACGACACACCCCAGCACTGAGTACCTTCAGCCCTTGGTGGATGTAAAGAAAGCAAATGAGTGGGATTGGAGTGAGTTTGTCCACTACTGGTTGCTAAAACAGATCAAGGAGTATAATGGACTTATGAAGAATGTGGATCATTCCTCCATCATCATGTGTGGATGCTTGTACACTATTTGT GTTGTCTATCTTGATTTCTTAAATCTTGATCATCAACAATTACCATCCACTTTGCCAAGGCTTGTTGAGTGGAAAGGAGACATGATCGAGGAGAAGGCTAAGCTTGACTCTGTACAAGGGCATATATATGGAAAACATCCT ATACTACCACTGAAGTTAACCTGTTATCATAAGAGGACCAGCGCACAGATCCAATCCCCTACATGTGTTATTGATGGTTCTATGTTCAAGAAGTCTTTGACTAAATGTGTTGAAGGAAATATGTCTCATAAG ATATTGGATGATCTTACCGCTTTGTACACAAAGCATGCAAATGCACCAACAGATTTTGCCGCAGAAAATGCTCAAAATATCATTCTAGATGTGATGAGTTACTTCTACCAGCATGCTGGTGCAAAAGAGAGGCCCAAGTGCAACAATGAGTGCTGTAGAGTTGTTTTTGACAATGACCCTGCACATGCTGTACATTCAAGTGGGGACCAGGTCAAGAGTAGTTTGCATGAGAACAATGACATTATGGATCGTGAGATTCGCACCAACATCCACATGGATTAG